TGTTCGGACTTTTTGGTTTAACTTTAGTAATTACCAGATTACGCGATACTTCCAAAGAATTAGAATTGCGTGTAATTGAACGCACCTCGGAATTACAAAAAGCTAACGATCAATTAGCTGATGAACGAGAAAAATCGGAGCGGTTATTATTAAATATTTTACCAGAACCGATCGCCGATCGTCTCAAAGAAGGACACAAAAGTATTGCCGATGGCTTTGCCGAAGTAACTATTTTATTTGCGGATTTAGTCAACTTTACCGGACTATCAGAAAAAGTAACTCCTACGGAACTTGTTGCTTTACTTAATGATATTTTCTCGGCGTTCGATCGCCTCACTGAAAAACATAGTTTAGAAAAAATTAAAACAATTGGTGATGCTTATATGGTAGCAGGTGGCATTCCCAATCCGAGAAAAGATCACGTTCAATGCGTAGTTGAAATGGCTTTGGATATGCAGGAAGAAATCAGAAAATTTAATGCAGAAAATGACTATAATTTAAATATTAGAATTGGCATTAATACTGGGCCTGTAGTAGCTGGAGTAATTGGCACAAAAAAATTCATTTATGACCTTTGGGGTGATACAGTTAATGTCGCTAGCAGGATGGAATCTCATGGTTTAATAGGTGAAATTCAAGTGACAGAAAAAATTTATGAAATGTTAAGCGATCGCTACAATTTCATTTCAAGAGGTTCAGTTAACATTAAAGGTAAAGGAGAGATGATTACCTATTTACTTATAAGCAGAAAAGAGTAAGATTATCTTAAATCAATTACAATCAAAAAATATGGAAGCCGCCAATAAACAAGACTCCTTTTTTGCTTTGGCACTTCAGGTAACTTGTCATGCAGTTAACCAAGTGCAGGATCGGAGTGAGGCGCGATCGCTCATCCAGCAATCAATTAACCGCATAGAAAAACAAATTGCTGGTAGCATCGCTTTTATTGGTTCTGATTGTAAATTAATAGTATTACCGGAATATTTTTTAACAGGTTTTCCAATGGGAGAATCTATAAATATTTGGGCAGAAAAAGCTTGTTTAGAAATGGCTGGTGCTGAGTATGAAGCATTAGGAAAAATCGCGCAAAAATATCAAATATTTTTAGCAGGAAACGCTTACGAAATCGATCCAAATTTTCCTAAATTATACTTTCAAACTTGTTTTGTAATCGATTCTTCCGGCACAATTGTTTTAAGATATCGGCGATTAAATTCAATGTTTGCTCCCACTCCCCATGATGTTTGGGATAAATATTTAGAATGTTATGGATTAGAAGGAGTTTTCCCTGT
The genomic region above belongs to Phormidium ambiguum IAM M-71 and contains:
- a CDS encoding adenylate/guanylate cyclase domain-containing protein — translated: MNLKTLYQNPQGFGQKIQQLWDKLQLILLKLLYKRTILILAILFCTGVAGSLWNVSRLSWNLIESQALENAALYVQTIQAARTLYSSDAVNRIKEIHEITVTHDYKNKAGAIPLPATYLIELGKEVIEKNAGMSVRLYSDYPFPWRQAEGGARDDFELQALRYLRLHPEQPFYRFIKAKDSLKLRYTQADILQPSCVNCHNTHPSSPKTDWKVGDVRGVLEINSSLDNLMHKTNEGLQGTFITLGMLSMFGLFGLTLVITRLRDTSKELELRVIERTSELQKANDQLADEREKSERLLLNILPEPIADRLKEGHKSIADGFAEVTILFADLVNFTGLSEKVTPTELVALLNDIFSAFDRLTEKHSLEKIKTIGDAYMVAGGIPNPRKDHVQCVVEMALDMQEEIRKFNAENDYNLNIRIGINTGPVVAGVIGTKKFIYDLWGDTVNVASRMESHGLIGEIQVTEKIYEMLSDRYNFISRGSVNIKGKGEMITYLLISRKE